One Methylomarinovum tepidoasis DNA window includes the following coding sequences:
- the fusA gene encoding elongation factor G translates to MARTTPIERYRNIGIMAHIDAGKTTTTERILFYTGVSHKIGEVHDGAAVMDWMEQEQERGITITSAATTCFWSGMERQFPEHRINIIDTPGHVDFTIEVERSLRVLDGACAVFCAVGGVEPQSETVWRQANKYGVPRLAFVNKMDRQGADFLRVVGQIKDRLGANPVPIQLPIGAEENFEGVVDLIKMKAIYWDEETKGNRFEERDIPEDMVSACEEWREKMIEAAAEADDELMDKYLEEGELTIEEIKRGLRARTLAGEIVPALCGSAFKNKGVQALLDAVIEYLPSPVDIPAVKGTDENGNEVERQASDDEPFAALAFKIATDPFVGALTFFRVYSGVVNSGDTVYNSLKHKRERIGRIVQMHANHREEIKEVRAGDIAAAIGLKDVATGDTLCDPKAVITLEKMEFPEPVISVAVEPKTKADQEKMGVALQKLAQEDPSFRVHTDEESGQTIISGMGELHLEIIVDRMKREFNVEAAVGAPQVAYRETIRKSVEQEGKFVRQTGGRGQYGHVWLRIEPQERGKGYEFVNAIVGGVVPKDYIPAVDKGVQEAMESGVIAGYPVVDVKVTLFDGSYHEVDSSEMAFKIAGSMAFKDGAKKADPVLLEPIMRVEVVTPEEYMGDVVGDINRRRGMVQGMEDVPTGKVIRCEVPLAEMFGYATDLRSLTQGRASYTMQFEKYAEAPASVTEQIVKKASS, encoded by the coding sequence GTGGCACGCACAACTCCCATCGAAAGATATCGCAACATCGGCATCATGGCGCACATCGATGCCGGTAAGACGACCACGACCGAACGCATTCTGTTCTACACCGGGGTTTCCCATAAAATCGGCGAGGTTCACGATGGTGCGGCCGTCATGGACTGGATGGAACAGGAGCAGGAACGCGGCATCACCATCACTTCGGCTGCGACCACCTGCTTCTGGAGCGGCATGGAGCGTCAGTTCCCAGAGCACCGCATCAACATCATCGACACCCCGGGGCACGTGGACTTCACCATCGAGGTGGAGCGTTCGCTGCGTGTACTCGATGGGGCCTGTGCCGTGTTCTGTGCGGTGGGCGGGGTCGAACCCCAGTCGGAAACCGTCTGGCGCCAGGCCAACAAATACGGCGTGCCGCGGCTGGCCTTCGTCAACAAGATGGACCGCCAGGGTGCCGACTTTCTGCGCGTGGTCGGTCAGATCAAAGACCGTCTCGGGGCCAATCCGGTGCCGATTCAGCTGCCCATCGGCGCCGAAGAGAACTTCGAGGGCGTCGTCGACCTCATCAAGATGAAGGCCATTTACTGGGACGAGGAAACCAAGGGCAACCGTTTCGAGGAGCGCGACATCCCGGAAGACATGGTTTCCGCGTGCGAGGAGTGGCGCGAAAAGATGATCGAAGCCGCCGCCGAAGCCGATGACGAGCTGATGGACAAATACCTCGAGGAAGGTGAGCTGACCATCGAGGAAATCAAGCGCGGCCTGCGCGCCCGCACCCTCGCCGGTGAGATCGTCCCGGCCCTGTGCGGCAGCGCCTTCAAGAACAAGGGCGTGCAGGCGCTTCTGGATGCGGTCATCGAATATCTGCCGTCGCCGGTGGACATTCCTGCGGTGAAGGGTACCGACGAAAACGGCAACGAAGTGGAGCGCCAGGCCAGCGACGACGAGCCTTTCGCCGCTCTGGCGTTCAAGATCGCCACCGATCCCTTCGTCGGCGCCCTGACTTTCTTCCGCGTTTATTCCGGTGTGGTCAATTCCGGCGACACCGTCTACAACTCCCTCAAGCACAAGCGGGAGCGCATCGGCCGTATCGTGCAGATGCACGCCAATCACCGCGAAGAGATCAAGGAAGTGCGCGCCGGCGACATCGCCGCCGCCATCGGTCTCAAGGACGTTGCCACCGGCGACACCCTGTGCGACCCCAAGGCCGTCATCACCCTGGAGAAGATGGAGTTCCCCGAACCGGTGATCTCGGTGGCGGTGGAGCCCAAGACTAAGGCCGACCAGGAAAAGATGGGCGTGGCGCTACAGAAACTGGCCCAGGAAGACCCGTCCTTCCGTGTCCACACCGACGAGGAATCCGGTCAGACCATCATCTCCGGCATGGGCGAGCTGCACCTGGAGATCATCGTCGACCGCATGAAGCGTGAATTCAACGTCGAGGCGGCCGTCGGGGCGCCCCAGGTGGCCTATCGGGAAACCATCCGCAAGTCGGTGGAACAGGAAGGCAAGTTCGTGCGCCAGACCGGCGGCCGCGGACAGTACGGTCACGTCTGGCTGCGTATCGAACCCCAGGAGCGCGGCAAGGGCTACGAATTCGTCAACGCCATCGTCGGCGGCGTGGTGCCCAAGGATTACATTCCGGCCGTGGACAAGGGGGTGCAGGAGGCGATGGAAAGCGGCGTGATCGCCGGTTATCCGGTGGTCGACGTCAAGGTCACCCTGTTCGACGGTTCGTACCACGAAGTGGATTCCAGCGAAATGGCCTTCAAGATCGCCGGTTCCATGGCCTTCAAGGATGGGGCCAAGAAGGCTGATCCGGTCTTGCTGGAGCCGATCATGCGGGTCGAGGTGGTGACCCCGGAAGAATACATGGGCGACGTGGTGGGCGATATCAACCGCCGCCGCGGCATGGTGCAGGGGATGGAGGACGTTCCGACCGGCAAGGTCATCCGCTGCGAGGTGCCGTTGGCCGAGATGTTCGGTTACGCTACCGATCTGCGTTCCCTGACCCAGGGGCGGGCGAGCTACACCATGCAGTTCGAGAAATACGCCGAAGCGCCGGCCAGCGTGACCGAGCAAATCGTCAAGAAGGCGTCTTCCTGA